Part of the Rhizobium sp. WYJ-E13 genome is shown below.
CGACCGCTTCAAGCAGGTCAACGATACCTATGGCCATGACGGCGGCGACCAGGTGCTGAAGGAGTTCGCAAACCGCGTGCGCTCGACCGTCCGCGGCGCTGATCTTGCCTGCCGTTACGGCGGGGAAGAATTTGTCGTCGTCATGCCGGACACCTCGCCCGAAGTTGCCGCGGCCGTTGCCGAGCGCCTGCGCGCGGCCATCGAAAACACACCCTTCCTGCTGAAGTCGTCAGGCGAAATACTGAATATCACGGCCTCGTTCGGTATATCCTCGCGTATCGCCTCGGTCATAACGCCCGACCAACTGATGAAGCAGGCAGACCTTGCGCTTTATGAAGCGAAAAACACCGGGCGCAACCGGGTGGTGGCCTCGGCCGCCTGACCACACAATGTGCCGTAACGCATCGCTTTCGGTTATCCACTGGCGATGACTGAACCTTACGAATATTTAATATTGACGGCTGCAACGAGGACGCTTGTTTTTCAACCCTATAGCCCAAAAAAGGACTTTAAAGCGCGTTTCTTCCGATAATGCGTATCGCCTGCTTCCGGAAGCTAGAAGCAGGGAATGAAGAAAGAAGAGCGGACTATAACAGCCTTCCGAGCGGTTTGTTCGCGTAGATCGTATTTCAGAAAACGTAACGCCGGTGCCTCACGTAAGGGTAGGGGTGGTGGTGTTATTGCAATATATTTATGAAATTCTTGGCATGTTCAAATATTGTCCTCTTGGTAAAAGAGAATTTGATGACGTTTTACACGTACCAAAACTGGACTTTTAACCATAGAATCATGCCTTGAAATTTTACCATTAAGAATTTGTTGATTTTCTTTCATTTTTGCGCAAATTATCGGCTCAGAACAGAAAACGCTCCCATGGAGGAGCTGTCGATACCCCATGATGCTCAGGTCCGCCGCATCTCCTGGGTCGTGGGGTCGGTCGGCTGGTACGCAATTTAAAGCGGTTCCTCGTGCCGTTTTGCATGCTGGCCGACCCCCTTTTCGCAAAAACGCCGTCACTTCCCGAAGATGGAAGGGCGGCGTTTTTCTTTGTTTGCGCTAACATTGTCGTCAGCAGATCCGGTGCAAACAAAAAGCGCGCAACCCGGAGGCGCGCGCTTTTCGAAAGAGCCGTGATCAGGTAATTACTTGATCTTGGTTTCCTTGAACTCGACGTGCTTCTTTGCAATCGGGTCGTACTTGGTCTTCGTCATCTTGTCCGTCATCGTACGGCTGTTCTTCGTCGTGACGTAGAAGAAACCGGTGTCGGCCGTCGACAGAAGCTTGATCTTGATAGTGGTAGCCTTGGCCATGGTCGTCCTGCCTTTAAGAAAATGAAAGCCGTGGAAAGCCGGATAGGCTCCACGGCAAATTCTGGCGCGAAACTACGAATCTAGCCCGAAAAGTCAAGCCCGCTTTCCGATGAAAAGCAGCCTTATGCCTGCGAGCAGGGCATAAAGCCCGAAGAAACCGGCAATTGCATAGGCAAAACCGTTGTTCCCGGCAACGTCGATGGCAGCGCCGATCACCTGGGGACCCGCAACGGTGCCGACGGCATAACAGAAAACGAAGGCCGCGTTGGCCGCCGCAAGGTCCGAACCTGTCAGTCGCGAGCCGAGATGGCTGAGGCCGACTGTGTAGAGGCCGGAAACGCAGCCGCCCCAGAAAACCAGAAGCCCGGCCATAAGAAGCCAGTTGTTGACGAGAATCGGCAGCATCATCGTGCCGATGAAACCGGTGAACGCCATGAGCACGAGCAGGGGACGCTTGTCCTTGATGCGGTCCGAAAGCAACCCGAGCGGGATCTGGAAAATGACGTTGCCGACACCCATCATGGTAAGCAGCAGGGCCGCCTGCGATTCGGTGAAATGCGCGCGCACCGCAAAGATCGGAAAAAGCGAGAGGCCGCCGGCTTCGACCGCACCGAAAATGAAGACGGCGGCAGTTGCTGTCGGCACCAGGAAGACGTAGCGCATGAAATGCAGTTCCGGCTTTTCGTCCAGAACAGGGCTTTCATAGCGGGCGATGAAGATGGGAATGGCCGCGAGCAGGATCGCGCCGGCGCCGACCAGGAAGGGCAGGATGCCATCGCTGCCGAGCAGCGAGAAGATCAGCGGGCCTGCGGCAAAGCCGAGCGAAAGCACCGTCGCATAGATGCCGAGCACGAAACCGCGCTTGGATGGCGGCGAGGCTGCGTTGATCCAGAATTCAGAGAGGATGAAGAGTGTGGTCGTCGCGCCGTGGAAGGCGAAGCGCAGCGGAAACCACATCCAGAAATCTTGCGCGTAATAGAAGCCGAGCGCACTCAGGGCCGAAATCAATACCGCCCACAGCATGGTGGGCGCCACGCCGTATTTATGCGCGAGCTTGGTGGTGATCGGCGCCGCCGCCATCGCCGCGATACCGGCCATTGCGGTGTTAAGACCGATAAGGGTGGAGGAAATGCCGCGTTTTTCGAGAATGATGCTGAGGAGAGGCAGCCCCAGGCCGATCGCTATGCCAACGGCGGAGATGGAAGAGACGGCAGCCACCAGAGAAGGCCAATGGATTTCCTCGACATCGCCCGCTGTGCCGTTCCTCGGCTGAGACATTTATCCATCCTTAGAGAAGTATGCGGACGAATCGTCCGTCTGGTGTCACATAGAAAGACATAGGCATGCCAAATCCAGGTGACGGGCAGGGTTTCATAATATTTCCGGCATCTGCCGGCGATTTCTTGAGTTTAAGCTTTCCCCGTACAAGAAATGATGAGCGTATCGTTCCTCTGCAGATAGTCGGCTACAGGCCCTGACGCTCTGGCCGCTGCCACTACACGCGAAATATGTCTGGAAGGTGAAGGTGTTCAAGCTTGCCGGCCGGGTGTGTCGTAATCATCAGGTTCGTCATCATGGCCGCCGAAGCCATGCATCTTCAACGCCCACTGCAAGCCTATGACGCCGCCCTTGATAGGCTGGATCGAGACGAGCGCCGTGATGATGGTAATCGGTGCCCAGATGGCAAGATGCACCCAGACCGGCAGCACGAAGACCATGTCCGTCAGCATGAAGCCGCCGACGACGACGTGACCGAGTACGAGAATGACGAGATAGGGCGGCAGGTCGTCGGCGCGATGGTGGTGCATCGCTTCGCCGCAGGCCGCACAGTGATCGACGGGCTTGAGGAAGGCGCGGAACAGCTTGCCGCTGCCGCAGGCCGGACAGCGGTTCAGCATACCGCGCATGATGGAGCGTCCGAGCGAGCGCTCGGCATCGGGCGTATCCCCGTAGCGGACGACCTCGTCTGTCGGTGTGCTCATCGATCTTTCCCTTCCCGGAAACAGAGCCTTTTCATTTTTCTTCGAAATATGGAAAGGCTCTGTTTCTTTCTCTTCACGCAATTCCGGACGCAAACCGCTGCGCACTTTTGCTGGAATTGCTTCAACGCCGCCCGCGCGGCGGCCTCGTTCCGACCTTCTTGCGAGCGCGGCTTGCATCGCGCCGTCCCGCCTTGTGGAAGGAGCGCACAGCCGTCGGCATCTTGCGTCCCTCGCTCAGCATTTCAAAACGCAAGGCGCCCGCAAGCGGGATCGCCTCTGCCAGTCGCACGGTCACATTATCGCCAAGACGATAGCCGAGCCCGGTTTT
Proteins encoded:
- the rpmG gene encoding 50S ribosomal protein L33; translated protein: MAKATTIKIKLLSTADTGFFYVTTKNSRTMTDKMTKTKYDPIAKKHVEFKETKIK
- a CDS encoding MFS transporter encodes the protein MSQPRNGTAGDVEEIHWPSLVAAVSSISAVGIAIGLGLPLLSIILEKRGISSTLIGLNTAMAGIAAMAAAPITTKLAHKYGVAPTMLWAVLISALSALGFYYAQDFWMWFPLRFAFHGATTTLFILSEFWINAASPPSKRGFVLGIYATVLSLGFAAGPLIFSLLGSDGILPFLVGAGAILLAAIPIFIARYESPVLDEKPELHFMRYVFLVPTATAAVFIFGAVEAGGLSLFPIFAVRAHFTESQAALLLTMMGVGNVIFQIPLGLLSDRIKDKRPLLVLMAFTGFIGTMMLPILVNNWLLMAGLLVFWGGCVSGLYTVGLSHLGSRLTGSDLAAANAAFVFCYAVGTVAGPQVIGAAIDVAGNNGFAYAIAGFFGLYALLAGIRLLFIGKRA
- a CDS encoding DUF983 domain-containing protein, encoding MSTPTDEVVRYGDTPDAERSLGRSIMRGMLNRCPACGSGKLFRAFLKPVDHCAACGEAMHHHRADDLPPYLVILVLGHVVVGGFMLTDMVFVLPVWVHLAIWAPITIITALVSIQPIKGGVIGLQWALKMHGFGGHDDEPDDYDTPGRQA